From Piliocolobus tephrosceles isolate RC106 chromosome 16, ASM277652v3, whole genome shotgun sequence, the proteins below share one genomic window:
- the LOC111529367 gene encoding protein JTB-like: MPAGSGRHGLPQGRHLCWLLCAFTLKLCQAEAPVQEGKLSASTSNLPCWLVEEFVVTAECSPCSNFQAKTTPECGPTGYVEKITCSSSKKIEFKSCR, from the exons ATGCCTGCGGGCTCCGGGAGGCATGGCCTCCCCCAGGGCCGCCACCTCTGCTGGTTGCTCTGTGCTTTCACCTTAAAGCTCTGTCAAGCAGAGGCTCCCGTGCAGGAGGGGAAGCTGTCAGCGAGCACCTCAAATTTGCCATGCTGGCTGGTGGAAGAGTTTGTGGTAACAGCAGAGTGCTCTCCATGCTCTAATTTCCAGGCTAAAACTACCCCTGAGTGTGGTCCCACAGGGTATGTAGAGAAAATCACATGCAGCTCATCTAAGAAA attgagttcAAAAGCTGCCGCTGA